In Megalopta genalis isolate 19385.01 chromosome 16, iyMegGena1_principal, whole genome shotgun sequence, the following are encoded in one genomic region:
- the LOC117224662 gene encoding uncharacterized protein LOC117224662: MSISSRILYNKITSLSSELLNNISPDILNKCCEQSTQPFLKWFNKNVNCMNVLSNEEVQIKNILQTTNDWLDGFELDCELEEATKNYPDLLKIITFDDTDVNDLFAEFEIINNSHNEDENYILTLQNGIESLKKVTTELDDEIEQKSELLNREYIADEKAYKDCSMILDDFDVINHDFFRQVECLSNQYANAAENKGIPSVWTQMPLDLFSKNITLYHHYLGIYIKEQFGDVFKEEQKKDSNYGSLSDESQEVHINNEKLQELMLCKTNFTNVKVEEVLAKIKPESYIAMLEYARKIYNNGNLKVPNPSELRSEILKLTAKRDLLEESVSLQEHQLIEVIHQFAELEMTKILKQDASSKFEQRKVRLEKVKNLQFLIRECGHVNADLLFILMQREWFHLIDVSEFVADTYHYMTSEYSLSSTRCESMQQQQEEYSMLVSSCPDTHNSFVKLLVSILCNGDNTQQLNSALDKYNELINENKVKKQFILETDIQSKIDELEMLESEVNLQYTSEIQKGATYSFKPVSYEIETYYQEACDHLQNIQIDLTKIRSQIKEQMNTGFERDRHLVWQRFLVDPVTLKQTHKEGTQITNKSCFRNTFEAE; the protein is encoded by the exons ATGAGTATATCAAGCAGGAttctttataataaaattacaagCCTAAGTTCAGAACTTTTGAACAACATTTCGCCGGACATATTGAATAAATGTTGTGAACAATCAACACAACCGTTTTTAAAATGGTTTAACAAAAATGTGAATTGCATGAATGTTCTTTCAAACGAAGAGGTGCAAAT aaaaaatatattacaaacGACAAATGATTGGTTGGATGGTTTTGAATTAGATTGTGAATTAGAAGAGGCAACCAAAAATTACCctgatttattaaaaattattactttTGATGATACAGATGTAAACGACCTGTTTGcagaatttgaaataattaacaattcACACAAtgaagatgaaaattatattcttaCATTACAAAATGGAATTGAAAGTTTAAA AAAGGTAACGACAGAACTGGACGATGAAATAGAACAAAAATCTGAACTGTTGAACAGAGAATATATTGCAGATGAAAAAGCTTATAAAGATTGTTCTATGATTTTAGATGATTTTGATGTAATTAATCACGATTTCTTTAGACAAGTTGAATGTCTCTCGAATCAATATGCAAATGCGGCTGAAAAT AAAGGAATACCGTCGGTATGGACCCAAATGCCTTTGGATCTTTTTAGTAAAAATATAACGCTATATCATCATTACTTAGGCATTTATATAAAAGAACAATTTGGAGATGTTTTTAAAGAAGAACAGAAAAAAGATTCAAATTATGGTTCTTTAAGCGACGAGAGTCAAGAAGTACATATAAATAATGAGAAATTACAAGAATTAATGTTGTGCAAAACAAA tttcaccAATGTCAAGGTAGAAGAAGTTTTAGCTAAAATAAAACCAGAATCATATATTGCAATGTTAGAATATGCACGAAAGATATACAATAATGGAAATTTAAAAGTGCCCAACCCTTCTGAATTAAG ATCAGAAATTTTGAAACTGACTGCAAAGAGAGATTTATTGGAAGAAAGTGTATCGCTACAAGAACATCAATTGATAGAAGTCATACACCAGTTTGCAGAATTAGAAATGACTAAAATCTTGAAACAAGATGCTTCTTCAAAATTTGAACAAAGAAAAGTTAGATTAGAGAAAGTTAAAAACTTGCAGTTCCTTATACGGGAATGTGGTCATGTAAATGCTGACTTGTTATTTATACTAATGCAGAGGGAGTGGTTCCATCTTATAGATGTGTCAGAATTTGTGGCTGATACGTATCATTACATGACCTCAGAATATTCATTATCTTCTACACGATGT GAAAGTatgcaacaacaacaggaagaatATTCTATGCTTGTGTCATCTTGCCCAGACACGCATAATTCATTTGTCAAGCTTTTAGTTTCTATTTTGTGTAATGGTGATAATACACAGCAATTAAATTCCGCGTTAGATAAGTACAATGAACTTATAAAcgaaaacaaagtaaaaaagCAATTCATATTGGAAACAGACATACAGTCCAAAATCGATGAGCTGGAAATGTT AGAAAGTGAAGTAAATTTGCAATATACAAGTGAAATTCAAAAGGGGGCAACATACAGTTTCAAACCAGTTTCCTATGAAATTGAAACTTACTACCAGGAAGCTTGTGATCATttacaaaatatacaaatagatttaactaaaataagaagtcaaataaaagaacaaatg AACACAGGTTTTGAACGTGACAGACATTTAGTATGGCAACGATTTTTAGTTGATCCAGTTACGCTAAAACAAACACATAAAGAAGGCAcgcaaataacaaataaatcatgttttcgaaatacatttgaagctgaataa
- the Tango6 gene encoding transport and golgi organization 6 isoform X1, whose translation MMDYHEMLHCLIIVEKNTSNEEIENFDDSLQRILQKLQLNFENVDKQFMTEDNENENESQDIRYQYVRTIVYILQKLKTSISENNESFLSVQQFHDLKVAIELVTAMGIIPGLLPGVGLDMAKLCPRALQICKKDTTAVQRYRIQTFTVSSLMDLCNEITFRPAIIAQIGPLLAALLQLGYAPLVKPNDTNENNGTFKMTTDLYEKLKEDQEKFVSLLHRLLNLCPVSTSMKNLMVILGIKGAPKWLQRETRKHLIRQIMQPNGVVSIIAAICEDTLDVGEDWNKLDTVSRLITTSHGENPDDYYGAICPQILEILASKQLNHSSTIANCCIKALYNNNPDVCVKSIIDKICNPLIIHPSKMEQNINISEKEVEGCIENLTKCFIITEAKFKHLPCKVLGKIVIPLFCIYNDIRLSACILKSKIKQLLLRILHEEPQKNQLFAEILGHKLIQHFGHRIASRFGPTGGIEIIGMEEALNYERFADSLLDLTSTSDELSTALFLYLLEFLSNLMKLECKEGTRDLLETENDTFEKLQNQLVSVKLLSSLSNMSAVQEAQIENPEPMFSFIKSLFIEYNKERQMLPANDDCEILYVSLMLIKIILSERKRALNLPAFNEFKLFLEECCTVSNMPMQLLLLIKELVELIESQGQPERKNYRDLSIECKTTKKFEEALKDLTDPLLPVRAHGLMILTKLIETKDPCAIARQTVVLEIFKESLKHEDSFIYLAAVNGLCALATSYPQVVIETLVHEYIDMPQRTSTDEIAVETRTKLGEILVKVTRGLGEMATAYKNILINGFLCATRDSDSLVRASSLSCLGELCKVLGFRLGNIITEVIYCISCIIKTDKAAECRRAAVMVSTLLLRGLGKDTLTDLGKDLVDLYRGLKHLRDNDEDPVLRLHAQLSLEELDQIVRDYLFLPPKLEKRIFLLGDS comes from the exons atgatggaCTATCATGAAATGTTACATTGTCTAATAATCGTCGAAAAAAATACAAGCAATG AAGAAATTGAAAACTTCGACGACAGTTTACAACGAATTTTGCAAAAACTACAGTTAAATTTCGAAAATGTTGACAAACAATTTATGACAGAAGATAATGAAAATGAGAACGAATCTCAAGATATCAG ATATCAGTATGTACGCACAATTGTgtatatattacaaaaattgaAAACATCCATAAGCGAGAACAATGAATCTTTCTTAAGCGTTCAGCAGTTTCATGATCTAAAAGTTGCCATAGAGTTGGTAACTGCAATGGGAATCATACCTGGTCTTTTACCAGGTGTTGGGCTCGATATGGCTAAATTATGTCCTAGAGCTTTGCAGATATGCAAAAAGGATACGACAGCCgtacaa AGGTACAGAATACAAACTTTCACGGTTTCTTCTCTTATGGATCTGTGCAATGAAATTACGTTTCGTCCGGCAATAATAGCTCAAATAGGTCCATTACTTGCAGCACTTCTACAATTAGGATATGCTCCGTTGGTAAAGCCAAACGATACAAATGAAAATAATGGGACATTCAAAATGACAACAGATCTATATGAAAAGCTAAAAGAAGATCaagaaaaatttgtttctttacTACATCGGTTATTAAATCTTTGTCCCGTGTCAACAAGTATGAAAAACTTGATGGTAATTCTTGGTATTAAAGGAGCTCCAAAATGGCTTCAGAGAGAAACTCGTAAACATCTAATTCGACAAATTATGCAGCCTAATGGAGTTGTTTCGATCATAGCTGCTATATGCGAGGATACATTGGACGTTGGGGAAGATTGGAATAAATTGGATACTGTTTCCAGATTAATAACTACCTCGCATGGAGAAAATCCTGACGACTACTACGGTGCTATATGCCCACAA aTTCTAGAAATCTTAGCGAGCAaacaactaaatcattcgtcaaCAATAGCAAACTGTTGTATTAAAGCGCTTTACAACAACAATCCTGACGTATgcgttaaaagtattatagATAAAATATGTAATCCCTTGATTATACATCCATCTAAGAtggaacaaaatataaatataagtgaGAAAGAAGTAGAGGGATGTATAGAAAATTTGACGAAGTGTTTTATAATAACAGAAGCAAAATTTAAACATTTACCTTGTAAAGTTTTAGGAAAAATAGTTATTCCACTATTTTGCATATACAACGATATCAGATTAAGCGCTTGTATATTAAAATCTAAGATTAAACAGCTCCTATTGAGAATTTTACACGAAGAGCCGCAAAAGAATCAGCTTTTTGCCGAGATTCTTGGACATAAATTAATTCAACATTTTGGACATCGTATAGCATCAAGGTTTGGACCAACAGGTGGAATTGAAATTATCGGAATGGAGGAGGCTTTAAATTATGAACGATTTGCAGATAGTTTGCTAGATTTAACATCAACTAGCGATGAATTGTCGACTgcgctatttttatatttgttagaatttttATCAAATTTAATGAAACTAGAATGTAAGGAAGGAACTCGCGATTTACTAGAAACAGAAAATGATACATTTGAAAAACTTCAAAATCAGTTGGTATCTGTGAAACTTTTATCAAGTTTATCTAATATGTCTGCTGTGCAAGAAGCACAAATAGAAAATCCAGAGCCAATGTTTTCATTTATAAAATCACTGTTTATTGAATATAACAAGGAAAGGCAAATGTTGCCGGCAAATGATGATTGCGAGATTCTGTATGTCAGTTTGATgttgataaaaataattttgagCGAAAGAAAAAGAGCTCTAAATTTGCCAGCATTTAatgaatttaaattatttttggaAGAATGTTGCACCGTTTCGAACATGCCGATGCAATTGCTATTGTTGATCAAAGAACTCGTTGAACTCATCGAAAGTCAAGGTCAACCGGAAAGAAAAAATTATCGAGATCTATCAATTGAATGTAAGACGACTAAAAAATTCGAGGAGGCGCTTAAAGATCTCACCGACCCCTTACTTCCAGTACGAGCGCATGGTCTTATGATTCTTACGAAACTGATAGAAACTAAGGATCCTTGTGCTATAGCCAGACAAACGGTggtccttgaaatatttaaa GAAAGTTTGAAACACGAAGACTCGTTTATATATCTGGCAGCCGTTAATGGGCTGTGTGCTCTGGCTACTTCGTATCCGCAAGTTGTTATTGAAACATTAGTGCACGAGTACATTGACATGCCACAGCGTACTTCAACGGATGAAATTGCTGTGGAAACGAGAACTAAACTAGGAGAAATACTTGTTAAAGTAACTCGAGGATTAG GTGAAATGGCAACAgcatacaaaaatattctaataaatggATTTTTGTGTGCAACGCGAGATTCCGATTCCTTGGTGCGTGCGTCTAGTCTTTCCTGTTTAGGGGAATTATGCAAAGTATTGGGTTTTCGACTTGGAAATATTATTACCGag GTGATTTATTGTATAAGTTGCATAATAAAAACGGATAAAGCTGCCGAATGTCGACGAGCCGCAGTTATGGTTAGTACGTTGTTGCTCCGCGGTCTTGGAAAAGATACGTTAACAGATCTTGGAAAGGATTTGGTCGATTTGTATCGCGGTCTAAAACATTTACGAGACAACGACGAAGATCCAGTTTTGCGTTTGCACGCACAGTTGTCTCTGGAAGAATTGGATCAGATCGTTCGAGATTACTTGTTCTTGCCGCCAAAGCTTGAGAAAAGGATATTTCTATTGGGCGATTCGTAA
- the Tango6 gene encoding transport and golgi organization 6 isoform X3: MMDYHEMLHCLIIVEKNTSNEEIENFDDSLQRILQKLQLNFENVDKQFMTEDNENENESQDIRYQYVRTIVYILQKLKTSISENNESFLSVQQFHDLKVAIELVTAMGIIPGLLPGVGLDMAKLCPRALQICKKDTTAVQRYRIQTFTVSSLMDLCNEITFRPAIIAQIGPLLAALLQLGYAPLVKPNDTNENNGTFKMTTDLYEKLKEDQEKFVSLLHRLLNLCPVSTSMKNLMVILGIKGAPKWLQRETRKHLIRQIMQPNGVVSIIAAICEDTLDVGEDWNKLDTVSRLITTSHGENPDDYYGAICPQILEILASKQLNHSSTIANCCIKALYNNNPDVCVKSIIDKICNPLIIHPSKMEQNINISEKEVEGCIENLTKCFIITEAKFKHLPCKVLGKIVIPLFCIYNDIRLSACILKSKIKQLLLRILHEEPQKNQLFAEILGHKLIQHFGHRIASRFGPTGGIEIIGMEEALNYERFADSLLDLTSTSDELSTALFLYLLEFLSNLMKLECKEGTRDLLETENDTFEKLQNQLVSVKLLSSLSNMSAVQEAQIENPEPMFSFIKSLFIEYNKERQMLPANDDCEILYVSLMLIKIILSERKRALNLPAFNEFKLFLEECCTVSNMPMQLLLLIKELVELIESQGQPERKNYRDLSIELRAHGLMILTKLIETKDPCAIARQTVVLEIFKESLKHEDSFIYLAAVNGLCALATSYPQVVIETLVHEYIDMPQRTSTDEIAVETRTKLGEILVKVTRGLGEMATAYKNILINGFLCATRDSDSLVRASSLSCLGELCKVLGFRLGNIITEVIYCISCIIKTDKAAECRRAAVMVSTLLLRGLGKDTLTDLGKDLVDLYRGLKHLRDNDEDPVLRLHAQLSLEELDQIVRDYLFLPPKLEKRIFLLGDS, encoded by the exons atgatggaCTATCATGAAATGTTACATTGTCTAATAATCGTCGAAAAAAATACAAGCAATG AAGAAATTGAAAACTTCGACGACAGTTTACAACGAATTTTGCAAAAACTACAGTTAAATTTCGAAAATGTTGACAAACAATTTATGACAGAAGATAATGAAAATGAGAACGAATCTCAAGATATCAG ATATCAGTATGTACGCACAATTGTgtatatattacaaaaattgaAAACATCCATAAGCGAGAACAATGAATCTTTCTTAAGCGTTCAGCAGTTTCATGATCTAAAAGTTGCCATAGAGTTGGTAACTGCAATGGGAATCATACCTGGTCTTTTACCAGGTGTTGGGCTCGATATGGCTAAATTATGTCCTAGAGCTTTGCAGATATGCAAAAAGGATACGACAGCCgtacaa AGGTACAGAATACAAACTTTCACGGTTTCTTCTCTTATGGATCTGTGCAATGAAATTACGTTTCGTCCGGCAATAATAGCTCAAATAGGTCCATTACTTGCAGCACTTCTACAATTAGGATATGCTCCGTTGGTAAAGCCAAACGATACAAATGAAAATAATGGGACATTCAAAATGACAACAGATCTATATGAAAAGCTAAAAGAAGATCaagaaaaatttgtttctttacTACATCGGTTATTAAATCTTTGTCCCGTGTCAACAAGTATGAAAAACTTGATGGTAATTCTTGGTATTAAAGGAGCTCCAAAATGGCTTCAGAGAGAAACTCGTAAACATCTAATTCGACAAATTATGCAGCCTAATGGAGTTGTTTCGATCATAGCTGCTATATGCGAGGATACATTGGACGTTGGGGAAGATTGGAATAAATTGGATACTGTTTCCAGATTAATAACTACCTCGCATGGAGAAAATCCTGACGACTACTACGGTGCTATATGCCCACAA aTTCTAGAAATCTTAGCGAGCAaacaactaaatcattcgtcaaCAATAGCAAACTGTTGTATTAAAGCGCTTTACAACAACAATCCTGACGTATgcgttaaaagtattatagATAAAATATGTAATCCCTTGATTATACATCCATCTAAGAtggaacaaaatataaatataagtgaGAAAGAAGTAGAGGGATGTATAGAAAATTTGACGAAGTGTTTTATAATAACAGAAGCAAAATTTAAACATTTACCTTGTAAAGTTTTAGGAAAAATAGTTATTCCACTATTTTGCATATACAACGATATCAGATTAAGCGCTTGTATATTAAAATCTAAGATTAAACAGCTCCTATTGAGAATTTTACACGAAGAGCCGCAAAAGAATCAGCTTTTTGCCGAGATTCTTGGACATAAATTAATTCAACATTTTGGACATCGTATAGCATCAAGGTTTGGACCAACAGGTGGAATTGAAATTATCGGAATGGAGGAGGCTTTAAATTATGAACGATTTGCAGATAGTTTGCTAGATTTAACATCAACTAGCGATGAATTGTCGACTgcgctatttttatatttgttagaatttttATCAAATTTAATGAAACTAGAATGTAAGGAAGGAACTCGCGATTTACTAGAAACAGAAAATGATACATTTGAAAAACTTCAAAATCAGTTGGTATCTGTGAAACTTTTATCAAGTTTATCTAATATGTCTGCTGTGCAAGAAGCACAAATAGAAAATCCAGAGCCAATGTTTTCATTTATAAAATCACTGTTTATTGAATATAACAAGGAAAGGCAAATGTTGCCGGCAAATGATGATTGCGAGATTCTGTATGTCAGTTTGATgttgataaaaataattttgagCGAAAGAAAAAGAGCTCTAAATTTGCCAGCATTTAatgaatttaaattatttttggaAGAATGTTGCACCGTTTCGAACATGCCGATGCAATTGCTATTGTTGATCAAAGAACTCGTTGAACTCATCGAAAGTCAAGGTCAACCGGAAAGAAAAAATTATCGAGATCTATCAATTGAAT TACGAGCGCATGGTCTTATGATTCTTACGAAACTGATAGAAACTAAGGATCCTTGTGCTATAGCCAGACAAACGGTggtccttgaaatatttaaa GAAAGTTTGAAACACGAAGACTCGTTTATATATCTGGCAGCCGTTAATGGGCTGTGTGCTCTGGCTACTTCGTATCCGCAAGTTGTTATTGAAACATTAGTGCACGAGTACATTGACATGCCACAGCGTACTTCAACGGATGAAATTGCTGTGGAAACGAGAACTAAACTAGGAGAAATACTTGTTAAAGTAACTCGAGGATTAG GTGAAATGGCAACAgcatacaaaaatattctaataaatggATTTTTGTGTGCAACGCGAGATTCCGATTCCTTGGTGCGTGCGTCTAGTCTTTCCTGTTTAGGGGAATTATGCAAAGTATTGGGTTTTCGACTTGGAAATATTATTACCGag GTGATTTATTGTATAAGTTGCATAATAAAAACGGATAAAGCTGCCGAATGTCGACGAGCCGCAGTTATGGTTAGTACGTTGTTGCTCCGCGGTCTTGGAAAAGATACGTTAACAGATCTTGGAAAGGATTTGGTCGATTTGTATCGCGGTCTAAAACATTTACGAGACAACGACGAAGATCCAGTTTTGCGTTTGCACGCACAGTTGTCTCTGGAAGAATTGGATCAGATCGTTCGAGATTACTTGTTCTTGCCGCCAAAGCTTGAGAAAAGGATATTTCTATTGGGCGATTCGTAA
- the Tango6 gene encoding transport and golgi organization 6 isoform X2, with protein sequence MMDYHEMLHCLIIVEKNTSNEIENFDDSLQRILQKLQLNFENVDKQFMTEDNENENESQDIRYQYVRTIVYILQKLKTSISENNESFLSVQQFHDLKVAIELVTAMGIIPGLLPGVGLDMAKLCPRALQICKKDTTAVQRYRIQTFTVSSLMDLCNEITFRPAIIAQIGPLLAALLQLGYAPLVKPNDTNENNGTFKMTTDLYEKLKEDQEKFVSLLHRLLNLCPVSTSMKNLMVILGIKGAPKWLQRETRKHLIRQIMQPNGVVSIIAAICEDTLDVGEDWNKLDTVSRLITTSHGENPDDYYGAICPQILEILASKQLNHSSTIANCCIKALYNNNPDVCVKSIIDKICNPLIIHPSKMEQNINISEKEVEGCIENLTKCFIITEAKFKHLPCKVLGKIVIPLFCIYNDIRLSACILKSKIKQLLLRILHEEPQKNQLFAEILGHKLIQHFGHRIASRFGPTGGIEIIGMEEALNYERFADSLLDLTSTSDELSTALFLYLLEFLSNLMKLECKEGTRDLLETENDTFEKLQNQLVSVKLLSSLSNMSAVQEAQIENPEPMFSFIKSLFIEYNKERQMLPANDDCEILYVSLMLIKIILSERKRALNLPAFNEFKLFLEECCTVSNMPMQLLLLIKELVELIESQGQPERKNYRDLSIECKTTKKFEEALKDLTDPLLPVRAHGLMILTKLIETKDPCAIARQTVVLEIFKESLKHEDSFIYLAAVNGLCALATSYPQVVIETLVHEYIDMPQRTSTDEIAVETRTKLGEILVKVTRGLGEMATAYKNILINGFLCATRDSDSLVRASSLSCLGELCKVLGFRLGNIITEVIYCISCIIKTDKAAECRRAAVMVSTLLLRGLGKDTLTDLGKDLVDLYRGLKHLRDNDEDPVLRLHAQLSLEELDQIVRDYLFLPPKLEKRIFLLGDS encoded by the exons atgatggaCTATCATGAAATGTTACATTGTCTAATAATCGTCGAAAAAAATACAAGCAATG AAATTGAAAACTTCGACGACAGTTTACAACGAATTTTGCAAAAACTACAGTTAAATTTCGAAAATGTTGACAAACAATTTATGACAGAAGATAATGAAAATGAGAACGAATCTCAAGATATCAG ATATCAGTATGTACGCACAATTGTgtatatattacaaaaattgaAAACATCCATAAGCGAGAACAATGAATCTTTCTTAAGCGTTCAGCAGTTTCATGATCTAAAAGTTGCCATAGAGTTGGTAACTGCAATGGGAATCATACCTGGTCTTTTACCAGGTGTTGGGCTCGATATGGCTAAATTATGTCCTAGAGCTTTGCAGATATGCAAAAAGGATACGACAGCCgtacaa AGGTACAGAATACAAACTTTCACGGTTTCTTCTCTTATGGATCTGTGCAATGAAATTACGTTTCGTCCGGCAATAATAGCTCAAATAGGTCCATTACTTGCAGCACTTCTACAATTAGGATATGCTCCGTTGGTAAAGCCAAACGATACAAATGAAAATAATGGGACATTCAAAATGACAACAGATCTATATGAAAAGCTAAAAGAAGATCaagaaaaatttgtttctttacTACATCGGTTATTAAATCTTTGTCCCGTGTCAACAAGTATGAAAAACTTGATGGTAATTCTTGGTATTAAAGGAGCTCCAAAATGGCTTCAGAGAGAAACTCGTAAACATCTAATTCGACAAATTATGCAGCCTAATGGAGTTGTTTCGATCATAGCTGCTATATGCGAGGATACATTGGACGTTGGGGAAGATTGGAATAAATTGGATACTGTTTCCAGATTAATAACTACCTCGCATGGAGAAAATCCTGACGACTACTACGGTGCTATATGCCCACAA aTTCTAGAAATCTTAGCGAGCAaacaactaaatcattcgtcaaCAATAGCAAACTGTTGTATTAAAGCGCTTTACAACAACAATCCTGACGTATgcgttaaaagtattatagATAAAATATGTAATCCCTTGATTATACATCCATCTAAGAtggaacaaaatataaatataagtgaGAAAGAAGTAGAGGGATGTATAGAAAATTTGACGAAGTGTTTTATAATAACAGAAGCAAAATTTAAACATTTACCTTGTAAAGTTTTAGGAAAAATAGTTATTCCACTATTTTGCATATACAACGATATCAGATTAAGCGCTTGTATATTAAAATCTAAGATTAAACAGCTCCTATTGAGAATTTTACACGAAGAGCCGCAAAAGAATCAGCTTTTTGCCGAGATTCTTGGACATAAATTAATTCAACATTTTGGACATCGTATAGCATCAAGGTTTGGACCAACAGGTGGAATTGAAATTATCGGAATGGAGGAGGCTTTAAATTATGAACGATTTGCAGATAGTTTGCTAGATTTAACATCAACTAGCGATGAATTGTCGACTgcgctatttttatatttgttagaatttttATCAAATTTAATGAAACTAGAATGTAAGGAAGGAACTCGCGATTTACTAGAAACAGAAAATGATACATTTGAAAAACTTCAAAATCAGTTGGTATCTGTGAAACTTTTATCAAGTTTATCTAATATGTCTGCTGTGCAAGAAGCACAAATAGAAAATCCAGAGCCAATGTTTTCATTTATAAAATCACTGTTTATTGAATATAACAAGGAAAGGCAAATGTTGCCGGCAAATGATGATTGCGAGATTCTGTATGTCAGTTTGATgttgataaaaataattttgagCGAAAGAAAAAGAGCTCTAAATTTGCCAGCATTTAatgaatttaaattatttttggaAGAATGTTGCACCGTTTCGAACATGCCGATGCAATTGCTATTGTTGATCAAAGAACTCGTTGAACTCATCGAAAGTCAAGGTCAACCGGAAAGAAAAAATTATCGAGATCTATCAATTGAATGTAAGACGACTAAAAAATTCGAGGAGGCGCTTAAAGATCTCACCGACCCCTTACTTCCAGTACGAGCGCATGGTCTTATGATTCTTACGAAACTGATAGAAACTAAGGATCCTTGTGCTATAGCCAGACAAACGGTggtccttgaaatatttaaa GAAAGTTTGAAACACGAAGACTCGTTTATATATCTGGCAGCCGTTAATGGGCTGTGTGCTCTGGCTACTTCGTATCCGCAAGTTGTTATTGAAACATTAGTGCACGAGTACATTGACATGCCACAGCGTACTTCAACGGATGAAATTGCTGTGGAAACGAGAACTAAACTAGGAGAAATACTTGTTAAAGTAACTCGAGGATTAG GTGAAATGGCAACAgcatacaaaaatattctaataaatggATTTTTGTGTGCAACGCGAGATTCCGATTCCTTGGTGCGTGCGTCTAGTCTTTCCTGTTTAGGGGAATTATGCAAAGTATTGGGTTTTCGACTTGGAAATATTATTACCGag GTGATTTATTGTATAAGTTGCATAATAAAAACGGATAAAGCTGCCGAATGTCGACGAGCCGCAGTTATGGTTAGTACGTTGTTGCTCCGCGGTCTTGGAAAAGATACGTTAACAGATCTTGGAAAGGATTTGGTCGATTTGTATCGCGGTCTAAAACATTTACGAGACAACGACGAAGATCCAGTTTTGCGTTTGCACGCACAGTTGTCTCTGGAAGAATTGGATCAGATCGTTCGAGATTACTTGTTCTTGCCGCCAAAGCTTGAGAAAAGGATATTTCTATTGGGCGATTCGTAA